One window of Thermocoleostomius sinensis A174 genomic DNA carries:
- a CDS encoding phycobilisome rod-core linker polypeptide, whose product MTLPLLEYKPTTQNQRVPSFGIADFNDDTPYVYRLEDATSAADMDELIQAAYRQVFNEQEMLQFNRQVALETQLKNRSISVRDFIRGLAKSERFYRLVVEPNNNYRLVELSLKRLLGRSPYNQDEEIAWSVQIATKGWSAFVDALIDSAEYGQMFGDNIVPYQRKRMNDRPFSFTPRYGADYRDKLPVAKPYVPEGRFNLNFDQPFHLQTFLKTTHWGRVAGVLVLLTLVCSFMLTIAAFSSNAGG is encoded by the coding sequence ATGACGTTGCCCTTACTGGAATACAAACCCACCACGCAAAATCAGCGGGTGCCAAGCTTCGGGATTGCTGATTTCAATGATGATACGCCCTATGTCTATCGCCTAGAAGATGCAACCTCCGCAGCAGATATGGACGAGTTAATTCAAGCTGCCTATCGCCAGGTGTTTAATGAGCAAGAAATGTTGCAATTTAATCGCCAGGTTGCGCTAGAAACTCAGCTAAAAAACCGCAGTATTTCGGTGCGCGATTTTATTCGCGGTTTAGCCAAGTCAGAGCGATTTTATCGCTTGGTGGTGGAACCCAACAACAACTATCGTCTTGTGGAGCTATCTCTAAAGCGCTTGCTGGGTCGATCGCCCTATAACCAGGATGAGGAGATTGCGTGGTCGGTTCAAATTGCTACTAAAGGCTGGAGCGCGTTTGTCGATGCGCTGATTGATAGTGCTGAATATGGACAAATGTTTGGAGACAACATTGTTCCTTACCAGCGCAAACGCATGAATGATCGCCCCTTTAGCTTTACGCCGCGCTATGGAGCCGACTATCGCGACAAGTTGCCTGTCGCTAAGCCCTATGTGCCTGAAGGTCGGTTTAACCTGAATTTCGATCAGCCGTTCCACCTACAAACCTTCCTTAAAACCACCCATTGGGGACGAGTGGCAGGCGTGTTGGTGTTGCTGACACTGGTATGCAGTTTCATGCTGACGATCGCCGCTTTCTCATCAAACGCTGGTGGTTAA